The Georgenia sp. TF02-10 genome window below encodes:
- a CDS encoding citrate synthase, translating into MSNAELSPATFEVDGKTLRFDRVRAVDGNDGVDISSLLKQTGLVTLDPGFMNTASTTSAITYIDGDAGILRYRGYPIDQLAKESNFLEVAYLLIYGELPDAETLEAVERRIKRHTILHEDFKAFFTAFPHNGHPMAILQAGISALATYYQHTLDPMDPYQRELSTVLLMAKVPTMIASIAKRATGLPLLYPDASKSYIEDFLRMTFGLPYQRHDIDPVLVRALDMLLILHADHEQNCSTSTVRMVGSAHANIYASIAAGVGALSGPLHGGANEAVLEMLGRIQNADYSVEQFMQKVKNKEDGVRLMGFGHRVYKNYDPRAAIVKDAAHDVLQRLGKDDELLDIALGLEEIALHDEYFIERKLYPNVDFYTGLIYKAMGFPTQMFTPLFALGRLPGWIAQYREMIADPTTKIGRPRQVYTGAAERQYVPIEQR; encoded by the coding sequence ATGTCGAATGCTGAGCTCAGCCCGGCGACGTTCGAGGTAGACGGGAAGACGCTCCGGTTCGACCGAGTCCGCGCCGTCGACGGCAACGACGGGGTGGACATCTCCAGCCTCCTCAAGCAGACCGGCCTGGTCACCCTCGACCCGGGCTTCATGAACACCGCCTCGACCACCTCTGCGATCACCTACATCGACGGCGACGCCGGCATCCTGCGCTACCGCGGCTACCCGATCGACCAGCTCGCCAAGGAGTCGAACTTCCTCGAGGTCGCCTACCTGCTGATCTACGGCGAGCTGCCCGACGCCGAGACCCTGGAGGCGGTCGAGCGGCGGATCAAGCGGCACACGATCCTGCACGAGGACTTCAAGGCCTTCTTCACCGCCTTCCCGCACAACGGCCACCCGATGGCCATCCTGCAGGCCGGGATCTCCGCCCTGGCCACCTACTACCAGCACACCCTGGACCCGATGGACCCCTACCAGCGCGAGCTGTCCACGGTGCTGCTGATGGCCAAGGTGCCCACGATGATCGCCTCGATCGCCAAGCGCGCCACCGGCCTGCCGCTGCTGTACCCGGACGCGTCGAAGTCCTACATCGAGGACTTCCTGCGGATGACGTTCGGCCTGCCCTACCAGCGCCACGACATCGACCCGGTCCTCGTGCGGGCCCTGGACATGCTCCTCATCCTGCACGCCGACCACGAGCAGAACTGCTCCACCTCCACCGTCCGGATGGTCGGCTCGGCGCACGCGAACATCTACGCCTCCATCGCGGCCGGCGTCGGCGCCCTCTCCGGCCCGCTGCACGGCGGCGCGAACGAGGCGGTGCTGGAGATGCTCGGCCGGATCCAGAACGCCGACTACTCGGTCGAGCAGTTCATGCAGAAGGTCAAGAACAAGGAGGACGGGGTCCGGCTGATGGGCTTCGGGCACCGGGTCTACAAGAACTACGACCCGCGCGCCGCCATCGTCAAGGACGCCGCGCACGACGTCCTGCAGCGCCTGGGCAAGGACGACGAGCTGCTCGACATCGCCCTCGGCCTGGAGGAGATCGCGCTCCACGACGAGTACTTCATCGAGCGCAAGCTCTACCCGAACGTGGACTTCTACACCGGGCTCATCTACAAGGCGATGGGCTTCCCCACCCAGATGTTCACCCCGCTCTTCGCGCTCGGCCGGCTGCCCGGCTGGATCGCCCAGTACCGCGAGATGATCGCCGACCCGACCACCAAGATCGGCCGCCCGCGGCAGGTGTACACCGGCGCCGCGGAGCGGCAGTACGTGCCGATCGAGCAGCGCTGA
- a CDS encoding NUDIX domain-containing protein produces the protein MTADRPPDARPQREPGDGWVACACGEQHWGLVGAAGLLLRRRGDDGVELVLQHRALWSHHGGTWGLPGGALHLGERPTDGAVREAMEEAGVEPETIRVRADRALVHPDWSYTTVLAEAVAPWEPRVTDRESLQVRWVPLRDLGSYQLLPAFADALPELRQMLRRLVLVVDAANVVGSRPDGWWKDRAGATARLRDHLAGLATAGLAAEDLGLPGRRWYPEIVLVTEGAARTVQPAGGVQVRAADGAGDDAIVRAARAAAQDGTVVAVATADRELQGRVRAVGAHPVPPRLVRN, from the coding sequence GTGACCGCCGACCGCCCGCCCGACGCCCGACCGCAGCGCGAGCCCGGCGACGGCTGGGTGGCCTGCGCGTGCGGGGAGCAGCACTGGGGCCTGGTCGGCGCGGCCGGGCTGCTGCTGCGGCGGCGGGGTGACGACGGCGTGGAGCTGGTGCTGCAGCACCGCGCCCTGTGGTCCCACCACGGCGGCACCTGGGGACTGCCGGGCGGGGCGCTGCACCTGGGCGAACGGCCGACGGACGGCGCGGTCCGCGAGGCGATGGAGGAGGCCGGCGTCGAGCCGGAGACGATCCGGGTGCGGGCCGACCGGGCGCTGGTCCACCCGGACTGGTCCTACACCACGGTGCTCGCCGAGGCGGTCGCGCCCTGGGAGCCGCGGGTGACGGACCGGGAGAGCCTGCAGGTGCGCTGGGTTCCGCTGCGCGACCTTGGCTCCTACCAGCTCCTGCCCGCCTTCGCCGACGCCCTGCCCGAGCTGCGGCAGATGCTCCGCCGCCTGGTCCTCGTCGTCGACGCCGCCAACGTGGTCGGGTCCCGGCCGGACGGCTGGTGGAAGGACCGGGCCGGGGCGACGGCCCGGCTCCGGGACCACCTCGCGGGCCTGGCCACCGCGGGGCTGGCGGCCGAGGACCTGGGCCTGCCGGGCCGGCGCTGGTACCCCGAGATCGTCCTGGTCACCGAGGGCGCCGCCCGTACGGTCCAGCCGGCCGGCGGGGTGCAGGTGCGGGCCGCCGACGGCGCCGGGGACGACGCCATCGTCCGGGCCGCCCGGGCCGCGGCGCAGGACGGCACCGTGGTCGCCGTCGCCACCGCCGACCGCGAGCTTCAGGGCCGGGTCCGCGCCGTCGGCGCCCACCCGGTGCCGCCCCGGCTCGTCCGGAACTGA
- the dapD gene encoding 2,3,4,5-tetrahydropyridine-2,6-dicarboxylate N-succinyltransferase codes for MTDRTAWGFGLATITDAGETLDVWYPSPALGEPPADAAVPEELTALEAADPARGVRTAVVNAQVDLDDAPASAVDAYLRLHLLSHTLVRPNTVNLDGIFARLANVVWTNRGPSATAGFEATRARLRAAHGTVTVYGVDKFPRMVDYVLPTGVRIADADRVRLGAHLAPGTTVMHEGFVNFNAGTLGRSMVEGRISQGVVVHDGADVGGGASVMGTLSGGGQQVISIGPRSLLGANAGLGISLGADCVVEAGLYLTAGTKVSLLAGGGTRPDGGQLTEPPVVAARELSGRDNLLFRRNSVSGAVEAIPRAGAGIELNAALHA; via the coding sequence ATGACCGACCGCACCGCCTGGGGCTTCGGCCTCGCCACCATCACCGACGCCGGCGAGACCCTGGACGTCTGGTACCCCAGCCCCGCCCTCGGCGAGCCGCCGGCCGACGCCGCCGTCCCCGAAGAGCTCACCGCGCTGGAGGCCGCCGACCCGGCCCGCGGGGTGCGCACCGCCGTCGTGAACGCCCAGGTCGACCTCGACGACGCCCCCGCCTCGGCCGTGGACGCCTACCTGCGCCTGCACCTGCTCTCCCACACCCTCGTCCGGCCGAACACCGTCAACCTCGACGGCATCTTCGCCCGGCTCGCAAACGTCGTCTGGACCAACCGGGGCCCGTCCGCCACCGCCGGCTTCGAGGCCACCCGGGCCCGGCTGCGGGCCGCGCACGGCACCGTCACCGTCTACGGCGTGGACAAGTTCCCCCGGATGGTGGACTACGTGCTGCCGACGGGCGTGCGCATCGCCGACGCCGACCGGGTCCGGCTCGGCGCCCACCTGGCCCCCGGCACCACCGTGATGCACGAGGGGTTCGTCAACTTCAACGCCGGCACCCTGGGCCGGTCCATGGTCGAGGGCCGCATCTCGCAGGGGGTCGTGGTGCACGACGGCGCCGACGTCGGCGGCGGGGCGTCGGTCATGGGCACCCTGTCGGGCGGCGGGCAGCAGGTCATCTCCATCGGGCCGCGCTCGCTGCTCGGCGCCAACGCCGGCCTGGGGATCTCGCTGGGCGCGGACTGCGTGGTCGAGGCCGGGCTCTACCTCACCGCCGGCACCAAGGTCTCCCTGCTGGCCGGCGGCGGCACCCGGCCCGACGGCGGCCAGCTCACCGAGCCGCCGGTGGTGGCCGCCCGCGAGCTCTCCGGCCGGGACAACCTGCTCTTCCGGCGCAACTCCGTCTCCGGCGCCGTCGAGGCGATCCCCCGGGCCGGCGCCGGGATCGAGCTCAACGCCGCGCTGCACGCCTGA
- a CDS encoding biotin carboxylase N-terminal domain-containing protein, which yields MRSTASHPAPTPAPRRLSTVLIANRGEIAVRVARACADAGLRSVAVYADPDRDALHVKLCDEAYALHGVRAAETYLDVGKILDVARRSGADAVHPGYGFLSEDAGFARAVIEAGLVWVGPPPSAIEALGDKVTARHIAQQVGAPLVPGTAEPVTGVAEILDFADTYGLPVAIKAAYGGGGRGLKVARSRAEIPDLFDSAVREATAAFGRGECFVERFLDHPRHVETQCLADAAGTVVVVSTRDCSLQRRHQKLVEEAPAPFLTADQEEQLVTASKAILAAAGYVGAGTCEFLIGADGTISFLEVNTRLQVEHPVSEEVSGIDLVREQLRLAAGEELGYDTVTPRGHSLELRINGEDPAAGFLPAPGTITALTWPSGPGVRVDSGVVAGDTVSGAFDSLLAKLVVTGATRAEAIQRARRALRETQVAGLPTVLPFHAAVLEEPDFVAADGAGSFRVHTTWIETDYAERLRTLPSTRPATPAPAPAAPKPAEATERVVVEVGGKRLEVVLPAGLGIGAGLRGGGRRPLRRAGGRAVAAGSANGKALTSPMQGTIVKVAVDDGAVVAAGDLVVVLEAMKMEQPLLAHRAGRVTAIRAAVGQNVATGAVICEIEPVDDGAR from the coding sequence ATGAGGAGCACCGCGAGCCACCCGGCGCCGACCCCGGCGCCCCGCCGGCTCAGCACGGTGCTCATCGCCAACCGCGGCGAGATCGCCGTCCGGGTCGCCCGCGCCTGCGCCGACGCCGGCCTGCGCAGCGTCGCCGTCTACGCCGACCCCGACCGCGACGCCCTGCACGTCAAGCTCTGCGACGAGGCCTACGCCCTGCACGGCGTGCGGGCGGCGGAGACCTACCTCGACGTCGGCAAGATCCTCGACGTCGCCCGCCGCTCGGGCGCCGACGCCGTCCACCCCGGCTACGGCTTCCTCTCCGAGGACGCCGGGTTCGCCCGCGCCGTCATCGAGGCGGGCCTAGTGTGGGTCGGGCCGCCGCCGTCGGCGATCGAGGCCCTCGGCGACAAGGTCACCGCCCGGCACATCGCCCAGCAGGTCGGCGCCCCGCTGGTGCCCGGCACCGCCGAGCCAGTGACCGGCGTCGCCGAGATCCTCGACTTCGCCGACACCTACGGCCTGCCGGTCGCGATCAAGGCCGCCTACGGCGGCGGGGGCCGCGGCCTGAAGGTCGCCCGCAGCCGGGCGGAGATCCCGGACCTGTTCGACTCGGCGGTCCGCGAGGCCACCGCCGCGTTCGGCCGCGGGGAGTGCTTCGTCGAGCGGTTCCTCGACCACCCCCGGCACGTAGAGACCCAGTGCCTGGCCGACGCCGCCGGCACGGTCGTCGTCGTCTCCACCCGGGACTGCTCCCTCCAGCGCCGCCACCAGAAGCTGGTCGAGGAGGCCCCCGCCCCCTTCCTCACCGCCGACCAGGAGGAGCAGCTGGTCACCGCCTCCAAGGCGATCCTGGCCGCGGCCGGGTACGTGGGGGCCGGGACCTGCGAGTTCCTCATCGGCGCGGACGGCACCATCTCCTTCCTCGAGGTCAACACCCGGCTCCAGGTGGAGCACCCGGTCAGCGAGGAGGTCTCCGGGATCGATCTCGTCCGCGAGCAGCTCCGGCTGGCCGCCGGGGAGGAGCTCGGCTACGACACCGTCACCCCCCGCGGGCACTCCCTGGAGCTGCGGATCAACGGGGAGGACCCGGCGGCCGGCTTCCTGCCCGCGCCCGGCACCATCACCGCGCTGACCTGGCCGTCCGGGCCAGGCGTCCGGGTCGACTCCGGCGTCGTCGCCGGCGACACCGTCTCCGGCGCCTTCGACTCCCTGCTGGCCAAGCTCGTCGTCACCGGCGCCACCCGCGCCGAGGCGATCCAGCGGGCCCGCCGCGCCCTGCGCGAGACCCAGGTCGCCGGGCTGCCCACCGTGCTGCCGTTCCACGCCGCGGTGCTCGAGGAGCCCGACTTCGTCGCGGCCGACGGCGCCGGCTCCTTCCGCGTGCACACCACCTGGATCGAGACCGACTACGCCGAGCGGCTGCGCACGCTGCCCAGCACCCGGCCGGCCACGCCCGCGCCCGCGCCGGCGGCGCCGAAGCCGGCCGAGGCCACCGAGCGCGTGGTCGTGGAGGTCGGCGGCAAGCGGCTGGAGGTCGTGCTGCCGGCCGGCCTGGGCATCGGGGCGGGCCTGCGCGGCGGCGGGCGCCGGCCGCTGCGCCGCGCGGGGGGCCGGGCGGTGGCCGCCGGCTCGGCCAACGGCAAGGCCCTCACCTCCCCCATGCAGGGCACAATCGTGAAGGTCGCGGTGGACGACGGCGCCGTCGTGGCCGCCGGGGACCTCGTCGTGGTCCTGGAGGCGATGAAGATGGAGCAGCCGCTCCTCGCGCACCGCGCGGGCCGGGTCACCGCGATCCGGGCGGCGGTGGGCCAGAACGTGGCGACCGGCGCGGTCATCTGCGAGATCGAGCCGGTGGACGACGGCGCCCGGTAG